The genomic interval TACCTTTAATCCGGACAGCCTTTTTGATAATGATCTGATTGTTCTGGACGATGTAAGTTAACTGCATAGGCGTGAGTATGCGGTCAAGCAGACTACTTACCATTTCGTTGTTAGCTTTAACAGCTTCAATCTGCTGGTTCAACACCGCGTCTTTGTTGGTGTAAACAAAAGACAGGCTGGTTTTCTTCTCTATGCTTTTCAGCAATGCTGTTAAAGTGCCATTTTTAAAATTGAAACTTATCCTGTTATTCAGCCCCTGCGCCTTTAAAGGCGATGCTTGCGCGGCAAAGAACAGGACAGAAAGCATAAAATAAATGAGAGTAAGAAAACGCATTACTTTAAAAATTAATTGATTAGTCACTGCGGACTTTTTCATAACTTTGTGTGTTTTAATCGTTGATGGGTTAAAATAAAATTGAAATCATTAGCCGGAGCATGCGTCAACATGCTTCGGCTTTTTCTTTAGCGTGGTCTAATTACATTTACCTCCTTTTATATAAATGGTCTGTTTATTTATGGTGTAATGAATATCCAGGCTTATCTGAATGGTTTGTAATACTTCATTTAAGCTGACATTATTAAATTTCGCTGTGAGTTTACATCCTTTAAAAGACCGGTCTGTACTAATTTTCACTGCATATTTTCGTTCTAAAACTTCAAAAACCTCTTCTACAGGCAATTGATCAAAGACCATTTTACCTTCAGTCCATCCCATAGCAGCCCGGGCATCTTCCACATTTTCCAGGTGCAGCTGAGCTGAATTACCAACTGCCTTTTGATTTGGCAGCAAGTGAATAGCCGCAGACTGTGTTCCTGCTGAATCTCTGGAAACGGCAACTTTCCCTGTGAGCACTGTAACTTCAGTTTGATGTCCTTGCCAGGCACGAATATTAAAACTTGTTCCAAGTACGCGCGTCTGAATATTTAAACTATGGACTACGAATGGATGCCGGGGATCACGTTTTACTTTAAAGAAGGCTTCTCCTTTAAGCCTGACAGTTCTCAGATCTGCATGATGCAGATTCTTTGGATAGCTGATACTACTGCCGGAGTTTAACCAGATCTGTGTGCTGTCGGGCAACATCACATTGATCATCTTTCCGGAACCTGCCGACTTTGTAATCCATGCGATGCTCGTGTGCTGTAAAACTGGTTGCTGTACCTTATAGAATAAAGTGAATAATGTTATTGCAGTAAAAATAGCAGCAGCAGCCAGCCAGAAATTAAACTTAATAGTTTTCCGGGGTGCCTCCTCAAGTAAAGAAGCTTGAATACTACTAAAACTTTCTTTCCATTCGTCATTCTCCGGCAGCATCGCGGTATTTTCCCATAGCCATAAAGCCTGTTCCAGTTCTTGCTGGTGTGCAGGATCTTTACTCAGCCATTCTTGTATCTTTTTCTCCTGCTGTTCGATTTGCTGAACGTTGTCGCTGGCATGCTCCTTTGCAGATAAATAATCCAATACAAATTTCCAGTTCTCTTGATCCATTCCTATGCTTTTATAGAAACAAGACAAGAAACCGGGCATGCATTACGGGCCGTAAAACGTTAACATTACATTAAGAAATAGTTAAGGGTCTTTTTACCTGAATTCTGACTCGTTTTTCAGTACCCGCTCTTGCAGGAACAGAAAACCTCTGGCCAGATGGTCTTCCACTGTTCTAACTGAAATATCCAATAAAGCTGCAATTTCTTTATAGCTAAAGCCATCAATACGATACATATAGAAAACTAAACGTCTGCGTTCGGGCATCTGATCAATCAATCTGTATAAAACCCGTTTTCTATCCTTATCCAGGTAAAGCTGAGCAGGATCTGCTGTTTCATCCAGAATACCAGGTAGTTCCTCTTCTTCCAGGTGCAGAAACTTTACCCGGGAAACCTTATGGTAATTTGTTGAAGCATTTTTTACTGCCCTGAACAGGTAGGCTTTTTCATTGGAGATCCGGGTCTTATTTTTCCAGATGGCGATAAATACATCATTCAGAATAAGTTGAGCTTCTTCTACGTCTTTTACCAGGTAAATCGCATATTTCTTAAGAGTAGGATACATGCGCCGGTAAAGATCCCCGAATGCTTTTCCATCGAAGTTATCTACATGATCTCCGTTAAACCCGGCAGTATTGTTTTCGCCCATAAAATATGGAGCAAAATTAGAGCTGCCAAATGATTGACGTATTAACAAAATGTTAAATGAAACAGCGAATTAAATTCAGCAGCGGGAAAGAAAAATGAATGTATTAATTAGGTGACCGGGATTGTCTGGTTGGAGGAAATAATTTAGCTTTAATGATTTAGCAAATGAACCTATAATACTTTCAACCAGAACCAATCCATTATGAAAAGACCTGACCAGTTTTTATTCTCTGTCCTGCTGCTCATTTTTATCCCTGTACTTTCATGGGCACAAAATAAGCCCTTATCCAAAGCAAAAGACCTAACCAGCTTACAACAAGACTTTGTCGACCTGCGTTTTGGAATGTTTATCCATTATAATATCCCGACCTACATGGATGAAGACTGGCCTGATCCGGATGCGTCACCTGCAATCTTTAATCCTAAAAAACTCGATTGTGAACAATGGGCGAAAGCCGCAAAATCTGCAAACATGACTTATGGCTGTTTAACGACTAAACACCACAGTGGGTTCGCCATCTGGGATACAAAAACTACGGATTATAATGTCATGAATAGCCCATTGAAAAGAGACGTAGTTAAAGAATATGTGAATGCTTTCAGGAAAAACGGGTTGAAAGTGATGTTATATTACTCCATTTTAGATACACACCATAAATTAAGGCCAAACCTGATTACGCCGGAACATATAAAAATGATAAAGGCACAATTGACAGAGCTACTAACCAATTATGGTGAGATCAACGCCTTGATTATTGACGGATGGGATGCCCCATGGTCAAGAATATCATATGATGATGTTCCGTTTGAAGAAATTTATACTTTGATTAAATCTATCCAGCCAAACTGTTTGGTAATGGATCTGAATGCCGCTAAATATCCTTCAGAAGCATTATACTATACTGATATCAAATCATACGAACAGGGTGCAGGCCAGCATATCTCTAAAGAAACCAATCAACTGCCAGCCCTTTCTTGTTTACCATTACAGCAAAACTGGTTCTGGAAAACATCTTTTCCAACAACACCAGTAAAAGATGCGTTTAAAATGGTGAATGACAACATCATCCCTTTCAATAATGCGTATTGTAATTTCATTCTGAATGTGGCACCAAACCGTGACGGATTAATTGATGATAACGCATTGTCGGCCTTAAAAGAAATAGGAAAAGCCTGGAAGAATGAAGGAGCTACGCAGCAACTGCCCACAGCAGATGCGCCAATAATTTCTCCAAATCTGGCTAAAAACCAACCTGCTGACGGAAGCTGGAGTGATGATATGAATATTATGGATTTTGCAAATGACGACAACTTCAGCACCACCTGGAAGGTTAATTCAAGAGTGGAGAAACCATGGTATGAAGTTGAATTCAGAAAAGAGAAAGCCTTTAATATGGTGGTGATTGCGGATAAAACTCCAGTAACCATTAAAAAGTATAAATTAGAATATCGTTTAGACGGCGTATGGCATACCATATTTTCTGGAGAGAACACGCATAAAATAAAGGTTCACCGTTTTGATACCGTTTATGGTGACAAAGTGAGAATTCAGGTAGAAAATACCGGTTCAACAGTTGAAATCGCAGAATTTGGTATATTTAACGAAAGAAGATAAACAGTTTAACAGCTGTATCGTATTCAAATCAGGTAAAGATTTGAATACGATACAGCTGTTAAACTGATCAATAGTCTTTTAACCCTTTTATATTCCGTACCTTTGCCAATTAAATGGATATTTGATATGAAAGACTATAGTGATATGATTAACAGCGACAAGAATTCTGGCAAGATTAAAGATCTTGAGGATGCATTGAATGGCGTTGAAGTAACTTACTCTCGTTGGCTGGTTAATCGTGAAAATATTCATACGGGTGAGAAACCAGATAGATTAGGAAATTATTTCCGTTATTTTTATGATGAAAACGGTATTCAATTTTATGTAAAAGACGCACTTCCTATTGATATAAAGAACGCGTGCTGGTCTGCTTTCAGAGGCATCTTTGTGAATAAGCAATAATTCAGAGTATTTAACTTAATAGCTAAAATGGCAAAGGAGAAGATTTATCATCTCCGCCATTTGTATCAAACCGGATCGCATACTGCTCACGGTCCCCTTCAATATTCATTGGAAATAGAAAACCAGCTATCAATAAAGTATCAATTGATCACAGCCAGCTTTTATTTCTTATCCAGTAAAAAACAGATCCCAGGGTAATCAATACCAGCAAAGCAGGTAGCCATACACTTAATTTTAAGGTTTCCTTTTCTTTAAAAGTTTGTTCAGCTTCAGTCTTGTTCGTATTTAAACTATGCTCATTTTTCTTTGATAGTACAGTCAGGTTCTTTTGTATAACTGTCTCTTTATCAATTTTCAACTGGATTACCTGCTCTTTGATCAAAGCTTTGGCCGAAAGTTTTTTCGTTACAGGATTTAAGATTAAACTGACTTCTGCAAGCGGGCTTTTAATAGCCATTACTCCGTTAACCAGCTCATCGAAATCAATATAAGTGTCTGTGGTAATCACTTGTTGAGGAATAACCAGTATGGTATCGGCTTTTTCTCTGATGGTAGTTAATGAATGATCCATTGTTAAACTCAATGTATCTTTTTTAGTTTGCTGAACAGTTTCCTGTTTAATCTTTTCTGTTGCCTGAAATACGTGACGGGAAGTTCCGCATCCCGATAAGACGATAAGCGATGAAAGGATGAACAGGGAAAATGTTTTCGGGTGTATATTTTTCATAAGGATGTATTTGTTATTTAATTTGATAGTCTATGTGATAAGCTAATAGTCAAACCGGTGCAGGTTATTAAAATATAAAGTTCCCGGGGTTATTCCCTCTGCGCTTATATTGAATATTCCTGACCGGATGAACTAATTTTTAACAGGTATTATTTGATAGTTTATTGTGCACCAACTCCAGGTATCAACGAGAGAAAAGTAACTGTATCTGCAACCGCCGCCTCTTGTGAAGGGAAGTATTGGTTATTCTCATTGCGGATCATTTCCGGGCCGCCCATATTGATCATATCTCCTATTGGACGGGATTGATCCTGTCTGTACATTTCAAAACCAAGGTTATTGTAATATTCCAGTGTACCACCAGTATTATACAGATCAATCAATACC from Pedobacter sp. WC2423 carries:
- a CDS encoding FecR family protein, coding for MDQENWKFVLDYLSAKEHASDNVQQIEQQEKKIQEWLSKDPAHQQELEQALWLWENTAMLPENDEWKESFSSIQASLLEEAPRKTIKFNFWLAAAAIFTAITLFTLFYKVQQPVLQHTSIAWITKSAGSGKMINVMLPDSTQIWLNSGSSISYPKNLHHADLRTVRLKGEAFFKVKRDPRHPFVVHSLNIQTRVLGTSFNIRAWQGHQTEVTVLTGKVAVSRDSAGTQSAAIHLLPNQKAVGNSAQLHLENVEDARAAMGWTEGKMVFDQLPVEEVFEVLERKYAVKISTDRSFKGCKLTAKFNNVSLNEVLQTIQISLDIHYTINKQTIYIKGGKCN
- a CDS encoding RNA polymerase sigma-70 factor; the protein is MGENNTAGFNGDHVDNFDGKAFGDLYRRMYPTLKKYAIYLVKDVEEAQLILNDVFIAIWKNKTRISNEKAYLFRAVKNASTNYHKVSRVKFLHLEEEELPGILDETADPAQLYLDKDRKRVLYRLIDQMPERRRLVFYMYRIDGFSYKEIAALLDISVRTVEDHLARGFLFLQERVLKNESEFR
- a CDS encoding alpha-L-fucosidase; the protein is MKRPDQFLFSVLLLIFIPVLSWAQNKPLSKAKDLTSLQQDFVDLRFGMFIHYNIPTYMDEDWPDPDASPAIFNPKKLDCEQWAKAAKSANMTYGCLTTKHHSGFAIWDTKTTDYNVMNSPLKRDVVKEYVNAFRKNGLKVMLYYSILDTHHKLRPNLITPEHIKMIKAQLTELLTNYGEINALIIDGWDAPWSRISYDDVPFEEIYTLIKSIQPNCLVMDLNAAKYPSEALYYTDIKSYEQGAGQHISKETNQLPALSCLPLQQNWFWKTSFPTTPVKDAFKMVNDNIIPFNNAYCNFILNVAPNRDGLIDDNALSALKEIGKAWKNEGATQQLPTADAPIISPNLAKNQPADGSWSDDMNIMDFANDDNFSTTWKVNSRVEKPWYEVEFRKEKAFNMVVIADKTPVTIKKYKLEYRLDGVWHTIFSGENTHKIKVHRFDTVYGDKVRIQVENTGSTVEIAEFGIFNERR